Proteins from a genomic interval of Colias croceus chromosome 2, ilColCroc2.1:
- the LOC123705574 gene encoding protein PRY1-like isoform X2, translated as MSKLFRLKSSDFENEALEVHNEYRREHGVSPLVLNKDICKVSQKWAEELAKRDTMSYSLNPDFGESVYCGWSTDPNVKIKARDCVERWYNEINDYSFGKEPEVLNCGHFTQIVWKSTKELGIGSAKSKSGKLYVVANYYPPGNFGGQFVKNVLPPGALQFKSTSSLSTSSSPRESNNNLAPPSPQRCSKNLSDYASELVTKFKSTSISTEKFEDEFLKAHNEYRSKHRAPPLELNKKLCKYAEEWAKTISKNGRVEHRDQNEYGENIFYAWSSDPNFTLTGRDPVDKWYSEIKNHEFGKEPDNLGSGHFSQVVWEDTMEVGVGVAKTKEGQVYVVAYYDPPGNVLGSFAEKVRPPAYF; from the coding sequence AGTAAACTTTTCCGGTTGAAGTCGAGTGACTTTGAGAATGAAGCGCTGGAGGTCCACAATGAATATCGACGCGAGCACGGCGTATCACCTTTAGTTCTTAACAAGGACATCTGCAAAGTCAGCCAGAAATGGGCAGAAGAACTAGCCAAGAGAGACACTATGTCCTACAGCCTGAACCCTGACTTCGGAGAAAGCGTCTATTGCGGCTGGTCCACAGATCCCAACGTTAAAATTAAAGCCCGCGATTGTGTAGAACGATGGTACAACGAGATCAACGATTATTCCTTTGGCAAAGAGCCTGAAGTACTCAACTGTGGTCACTTTACACAAATCGTCTGGAAGAGCACGAAGGAGCTCGGAATTGGAAGTGCTAAGAGTAAATCAGGCAAATTGTACGTCGTTGCAAATTATTATCCACCGGGCAATTTTGGTGGACAGTTTGTTAAGAACGTTCTACCTCCGGGCGCTCTTCAATTTAAAAGCACTTCCAGTCTCAGTACGTCTAGTTCTCCAAGAGAATCTAATAACAATTTAGCACCACCTTCACCACAAAGATGCAGTAAAAACTTGAGTGATTACGCATCGGAATTAGTCACTAAATTCAAATCAACATCCATCTCAACAGAAAAATTCGAAGATGAATTTCTCAAAGCTCACAACGAGTACAGAAGTAAACACAGAGCTCCTCCGCTCGAGCTGAATAAGAAACTCTGTAAATACGCAGAGGAATGGGCGAAAACCATCTCAAAGAACGGAAGAGTAGAACATAGGGATCAAAATGAGTATggagaaaacattttttacgcTTGGTCGTCCGATCCCAACTTCACTTTAACCGGTAGGGATCCAGTTGACAAATGGTATAGTGAAATAAAGAACCACGAGTTTGGCAAGGAGCCAGATAATTTGGGCTCAGGCCATTTTTCACAGGTAGTATGGGAAGATACTATGGAAGTGGGTGTAGGCGT